The Candidatus Coatesbacteria bacterium genome includes a region encoding these proteins:
- a CDS encoding glycoside hydrolase has product MIPPNAGPPSSSTGEPSSAAASWAATSAASPGPGRTWSRRGRPAEDASRLLHDAGPGITWDIHRLTPLARHIRRTAAQQAATGTPARPTSGRPMLRLILLWHQHQPDYRDPRADGPRGSFRLPWVRLHALRDYFGMAARLWESPGVRCCINLTPILLDQLADYRDGATDRLWELTRRSPAGLIADERLELLRDAFDADWERQIRPHPRYAELLENYQPLSAALDELDLWLERDDPRLTELRARAAGIPPADLVDLAVWFNLAWFPVELRRHGWRTPRGAELSVARLVEKDRGFTAADIAELERIQRRTLAAVIPLHRDLLERGQIELTATPYSHPILPLLVDSDRAIIDREGCGHPQRYSYPVDAERQLERGLAVLEREFGRRPRGWWPAEGAVGQNIVVPLARTGARWAATDEGVLALLLGREPTPRELARPHRVGDGDHGWYLFFRDHPLSDAVGFHYSKLSPQRAVDDFLWGLRRRYAGIDNPIAAVILDGENAWGAYPADGRPFLLRLYAELAAADDLETVLPSRLLDELEAAGYSAPLIDELPHASWIDEFGSEPGNDLGTWIGEPEENRAWDAVRKLRERLDELGADPDSHPRVFELLQAAQGSDWFWWFGTDQATAPKAEREFDRLFRAQLRAAYRAAGLEAPEALQRPIAGDYFVWTPDRGDVTIPLRTRLFVQTDEQSATLVAPDGATRRLSTRPLGGVMGLPVTRRAEAGYLEQAGDWRLRLSTSTHTLRVVT; this is encoded by the coding sequence ATGATACCGCCGAACGCCGGGCCGCCGTCGAGCTCAACCGGCGAACCATCGAGCGCCGCGGCGAGCTGGGCTGCAACCTCGGCGGCATCGCCCGGGCCTGGGAGGACCTGGTCGAGACGGGGCCGACCGGCTGAGGACGCGAGCAGGTTGTTGCACGACGCCGGACCCGGCATAACCTGGGACATACACCGTCTCACCCCGCTCGCCCGCCATATCCGACGCACCGCAGCGCAGCAAGCCGCCACAGGCACACCAGCTCGTCCCACCAGTGGAAGACCCATGCTGAGACTGATCCTGCTCTGGCACCAGCACCAGCCCGACTACCGCGACCCCCGAGCCGACGGTCCCCGGGGCTCCTTCCGCCTGCCCTGGGTCCGGCTCCACGCCCTGCGCGACTATTTCGGCATGGCGGCCCGGCTGTGGGAGTCGCCGGGGGTGCGCTGCTGCATCAACCTGACGCCGATCCTGCTGGACCAGTTGGCGGACTACCGCGACGGCGCCACGGACCGGCTGTGGGAACTCACCCGCCGCTCACCGGCGGGCCTGATCGCCGACGAACGCCTGGAGCTGCTGCGCGACGCCTTCGACGCCGACTGGGAGCGGCAGATTCGCCCCCATCCGCGCTACGCCGAGCTGCTGGAGAACTATCAACCCCTGTCGGCCGCCCTGGATGAACTGGACCTGTGGCTGGAGCGCGACGATCCGCGCCTGACCGAGCTGCGGGCCCGGGCCGCCGGGATCCCCCCCGCCGACCTCGTCGATCTGGCGGTGTGGTTCAACCTGGCCTGGTTTCCCGTCGAGCTGCGCCGCCACGGTTGGAGGACGCCCCGGGGCGCGGAACTGTCCGTCGCGCGGCTGGTCGAGAAAGACCGCGGCTTCACCGCCGCCGACATCGCCGAACTGGAGCGGATCCAGCGGCGGACCCTGGCCGCCGTCATCCCCCTGCACCGGGACCTGCTCGAGCGGGGGCAGATCGAGCTGACCGCCACCCCCTACAGCCACCCCATCCTGCCCCTGCTGGTGGATTCGGACCGGGCGATCATCGACCGGGAGGGCTGCGGCCATCCCCAACGCTACAGCTACCCCGTCGACGCCGAGCGCCAGCTCGAACGCGGCCTGGCCGTGCTGGAGCGCGAGTTCGGCCGACGCCCGCGGGGCTGGTGGCCCGCCGAGGGCGCCGTGGGACAGAACATCGTCGTTCCCCTGGCCCGGACCGGGGCCCGTTGGGCCGCCACCGACGAAGGCGTCCTGGCCCTGCTCCTGGGCCGCGAGCCGACGCCCCGGGAGCTGGCCCGGCCCCACCGCGTCGGCGACGGTGATCACGGCTGGTACCTCTTCTTCCGCGACCATCCGTTGTCCGACGCCGTCGGCTTCCACTACAGCAAGCTGAGCCCGCAGCGCGCCGTCGACGACTTCCTCTGGGGCCTGCGCCGGCGCTACGCCGGGATAGACAACCCGATCGCCGCGGTGATCCTCGACGGTGAGAACGCCTGGGGCGCCTATCCCGCTGACGGCCGACCCTTCCTGCTGCGCCTCTACGCCGAGCTGGCCGCCGCCGACGATCTCGAAACCGTGCTACCCTCCCGGCTGCTCGACGAGCTGGAGGCCGCGGGCTATAGCGCCCCGCTCATCGACGAGCTGCCCCACGCCAGCTGGATCGACGAGTTCGGCTCCGAACCCGGCAACGACCTGGGCACCTGGATCGGCGAGCCCGAGGAAAACCGCGCCTGGGACGCCGTCCGCAAGCTGCGTGAGCGCCTGGACGAATTAGGTGCCGATCCCGACAGCCACCCCCGGGTCTTCGAGCTGCTCCAGGCCGCCCAGGGCTCGGACTGGTTCTGGTGGTTCGGAACCGATCAGGCCACCGCGCCCAAGGCCGAGCGCGAGTTCGACCGCCTGTTCCGCGCCCAGTTGCGCGCCGCCTATCGAGCGGCGGGTCTCGAGGCTCCGGAGGCGCTCCAGCGGCCCATCGCCGGCGATTACTTCGTCTGGACTCCCGACCGCGGCGATGTTACGATACCCCTACGCACGCGCCTCTTCGTCCAGACCGACGAACAGAGCGCAACTCTCGTCGCTCCCGACGGCGCAACCCGCCGCCTGTCCACCCGGCCCCTGGGCGGGGTGATGGGCCTGCCGGTCACCCGCCGCGCCGAGGCCGGCTATCTCGAACAAGCCGGTGACTGGCGCCTGCGGCTGTCGACGAGCACCCACACCCTGAGGGTAGTAACCTGA
- a CDS encoding RNA-binding S4 domain-containing protein — protein sequence MRLDKFLKVSRIIKRRPLAKQACDGGKVKVNGNTADAGKQLKVGDVIAVSLGRIRLTVRVERLAKTVRKSEADELYSILEREDSGADPLGF from the coding sequence ATGCGCCTGGACAAATTCCTCAAGGTCTCGCGGATCATCAAGCGCCGCCCCCTGGCCAAGCAGGCCTGCGACGGTGGTAAGGTCAAGGTAAACGGCAATACGGCCGACGCCGGCAAGCAGCTCAAGGTCGGGGACGTCATCGCCGTCAGCCTCGGCCGGATCAGGCTGACCGTGCGCGTCGAGCGTCTGGCCAAGACCGTGCGCAAGAGTGAGGCCGACGAGCTCTACAGCATCCTCGAAAGGGAAGACAGCGGTGCCGACCCCCTCGGTTTCTAA
- a CDS encoding MBL fold metallo-hydrolase — protein sequence MRRPPTSPASGVHVFTGSPLAVNAVVIADAGEAVIVDTTGSRSQGAELARFARDELDCRLLAVVNTHGHSDHCGGNAGTAGADTPIIAHRGWRRTLHTEYTMVSRRPALIDYDAIPTPGVLIEGRASLRCGGLTLELIHAPGHCPELTIVRLPARELIIASDNVLAGPRPDKPAIPYLYWGDPWRLTGSLALIHSLSPRRLVPGHGAVLEAEHSFAALDNHRRYIDWLLDGTETLSREAEKPAWDEPPAEWKNALPLEGFLKKPAPDWVRRLHQLNLLRIYENTYRRD from the coding sequence ATGCGCCGTCCGCCGACCAGCCCCGCTTCCGGCGTCCACGTCTTCACCGGCTCGCCCCTGGCCGTCAACGCCGTGGTCATCGCCGACGCCGGCGAGGCGGTGATCGTCGACACCACGGGCAGCCGCTCCCAGGGCGCCGAGCTGGCCCGCTTCGCCCGCGACGAGCTGGACTGCCGCCTCCTCGCCGTGGTCAACACCCACGGCCACTCCGATCACTGCGGCGGCAACGCCGGGACCGCCGGCGCCGACACCCCGATCATCGCCCACCGCGGCTGGCGCCGAACCCTGCACACCGAGTACACCATGGTTTCCCGCCGCCCCGCGCTGATCGATTACGACGCCATCCCCACGCCCGGCGTCCTCATCGAAGGCCGAGCGTCGCTGCGCTGCGGCGGACTGACCCTGGAGCTGATCCACGCCCCCGGCCACTGTCCCGAACTGACCATCGTCCGCCTCCCGGCCCGGGAGTTGATCATCGCCTCGGACAACGTCCTGGCCGGACCCCGACCCGACAAGCCCGCCATCCCCTACCTCTACTGGGGCGACCCCTGGCGGCTCACCGGCTCCCTGGCCCTGATACACTCTCTATCCCCCCGGCGGCTGGTCCCCGGTCACGGGGCCGTCCTGGAAGCCGAACACTCGTTCGCCGCCCTGGACAACCATCGACGCTACATCGACTGGTTGCTCGACGGCACAGAAACGCTCTCCCGCGAGGCCGAAAAACCAGCCTGGGACGAACCGCCCGCCGAGTGGAAAAACGCCCTGCCCCTCGAGGGCTTCCTCAAAAAACCTGCGCCGGACTGGGTCCGACGGCTGCATCAACTCAACCTGCTGCGGATCTACGAGAACACCTACCGGCGCGACTGA
- a CDS encoding glycosyltransferase produces the protein METCSTDTRHAAPLNQATLPTERDRLAMRLLFLSSGDSIHTRRWLDFFSRRGDECHLISIQAGPRLVEGQLNLRDDRRATLLDSLRALPAVRGYIARTRPDLVSAHYLTNYGLIAALLDRHPWTLTCWGPEVPLITERSAADRLRARFVCRRADHVTAAGRAMLPYLRRYGVRPERLAVWPKGIDPHAFPPGRRLEEREPTIVHTRTLDRFYRVEVLLRALARARRSRPELRLELLGAGNAEDELRCLTAELDISEAVRFHGPQPPGVVGAALGRAALYVVTVPVDAYAFSLVEALACGAYPIVPDHASNREVLNGCRGGLYPAGDVEALTRRILTALDDTAERRAAVELNRRTIERRGELGCNLGGIARAWEDLVETGPTG, from the coding sequence ATGGAGACGTGCTCAACCGACACCCGACACGCCGCCCCCCTCAACCAAGCAACTCTCCCAACGGAGCGAGACCGGCTTGCCATGCGCCTTCTGTTCCTCTCCTCGGGCGACAGCATCCATACCCGCCGCTGGCTGGACTTCTTCAGCCGGCGCGGCGACGAGTGCCACCTGATCAGCATCCAGGCCGGTCCGCGCCTCGTCGAGGGCCAACTCAACCTGCGCGACGACCGGCGGGCGACGCTGCTGGACAGTCTGCGCGCTCTGCCAGCCGTGCGCGGCTACATCGCCCGCACCCGACCGGATCTGGTCAGCGCCCACTACCTGACCAACTACGGCCTGATCGCCGCCTTGCTCGACCGCCACCCGTGGACGCTGACCTGCTGGGGACCCGAGGTGCCCCTGATCACCGAGCGCAGTGCGGCCGACCGGCTGCGCGCCCGTTTCGTCTGCCGCCGAGCCGACCATGTCACCGCCGCCGGCCGGGCGATGCTGCCCTACCTGCGGCGCTACGGGGTCCGACCCGAGCGGCTGGCCGTCTGGCCCAAGGGGATCGACCCCCACGCTTTCCCGCCGGGCCGCCGGCTGGAGGAGCGGGAACCGACCATCGTCCACACCCGAACCCTGGATCGCTTCTACCGGGTCGAGGTCCTGCTGCGGGCCCTGGCCCGGGCGCGGCGAAGCCGACCGGAGCTGCGGCTGGAACTGCTGGGCGCGGGCAACGCCGAGGATGAACTCCGCTGCTTGACCGCCGAACTGGACATTAGCGAAGCGGTGCGCTTCCACGGTCCGCAACCGCCCGGCGTCGTCGGCGCGGCCCTGGGGCGGGCGGCGCTGTACGTGGTCACCGTGCCCGTCGACGCCTACGCCTTCTCCCTGGTCGAGGCCCTGGCCTGCGGAGCCTATCCCATCGTACCCGATCACGCCTCGAACCGTGAGGTCCTGAACGGCTGCCGGGGCGGCCTCTATCCCGCCGGCGATGTCGAGGCCTTGACGCGGCGGATCCTGACCGCCCTCGATGATACCGCCGAACGCCGGGCCGCCGTCGAGCTCAACCGGCGAACCATCGAGCGCCGCGGCGAGCTGGGCTGCAACCTCGGCGGCATCGCCCGGGCCTGGGAGGACCTGGTCGAGACGGGGCCGACCGGCTGA
- a CDS encoding tetratricopeptide repeat protein yields MESRPPDEGRTAALADLDAALRERDLALLEERFAPGLTDEAPRPLEARYYLYRGLTARRKGESVRAAELLIQARRLAEDCADEALLGRVMLESGLLERDAQRYDRALELLETAGERLTAVGDLTGVLEANVALSTALRHLGRYGEAERLLRWNLERAGDLGLERSQAVAWANLGVLFKRTGRTIEARLAQRRAVECFEALGDEKREAVSRLNLGNIYKSMGEHAAALSCYQRCLMLTTHTGQRREHGGALTNLGLLYTRQSRFADAEDAFDQALQVFDEIGEERWAANAHHGRGMVALHRGRFPAARELLERAVEMYGRLEYRSGLAGSLMGLAAVAFRVGDEKRGRRLADEAVAVKEDLGELRRAHLYLLEYGLYLTISGRLEVAGKLFARAESHARTIGEPMEPQYQAAVLSWWRLNNDERDGALSAGARAVKLSEQFAEPPIAALASLAYGRALLAAGWIEQADEQLNESRKAFEALEMPYEAALAWRASVDFYRKVDNAAFADLAAERYRSLAEGCGALQLRRLRTG; encoded by the coding sequence ATGGAATCACGACCGCCCGACGAAGGTCGAACCGCGGCTCTGGCGGACCTGGACGCCGCCCTGCGCGAACGCGACCTGGCCCTACTCGAGGAACGCTTCGCCCCGGGGCTGACCGACGAGGCCCCCCGTCCCCTGGAGGCTCGCTATTACCTCTACCGCGGCCTGACCGCCCGCCGCAAAGGTGAATCGGTACGGGCCGCCGAGCTGCTGATCCAGGCCCGCCGCCTGGCCGAGGATTGCGCCGACGAAGCCCTGCTGGGCCGGGTGATGCTGGAAAGCGGCCTGCTGGAGCGCGACGCCCAGCGCTACGACCGGGCGCTGGAGCTGCTGGAAACTGCCGGGGAGCGCCTCACCGCGGTCGGCGATCTAACGGGTGTGCTGGAGGCCAATGTCGCCCTCAGCACCGCCTTACGGCATCTGGGACGCTACGGGGAGGCCGAGCGGCTGCTGCGCTGGAACCTCGAACGGGCCGGCGACCTGGGCCTGGAGCGCAGCCAGGCCGTGGCCTGGGCCAACCTGGGGGTGCTGTTCAAACGCACCGGCCGCACGATCGAAGCCCGCCTGGCCCAGCGCCGGGCCGTGGAGTGCTTCGAGGCCCTGGGCGATGAAAAACGGGAGGCCGTCTCCCGGCTCAATCTGGGCAACATCTACAAAAGCATGGGTGAGCATGCGGCGGCCCTGAGCTGCTACCAGCGCTGTCTGATGCTGACCACCCACACCGGACAACGCCGCGAGCACGGCGGCGCGTTGACCAACCTCGGCCTGCTCTACACCCGCCAGAGTCGCTTCGCCGACGCCGAGGACGCCTTCGACCAGGCCCTGCAGGTGTTCGACGAGATCGGCGAGGAGCGCTGGGCCGCCAACGCCCACCACGGGCGGGGCATGGTGGCCCTGCACCGCGGGCGCTTTCCGGCGGCCCGCGAGCTATTGGAACGGGCCGTCGAGATGTACGGGCGCCTGGAATATCGCTCTGGGCTGGCCGGCTCACTGATGGGTTTGGCTGCCGTCGCCTTCCGTGTCGGCGATGAGAAACGGGGCCGGCGGCTGGCCGATGAGGCCGTCGCCGTTAAAGAGGACCTCGGCGAACTGCGCCGGGCCCACCTTTATCTACTCGAGTACGGCCTCTACCTGACCATCTCCGGCCGCCTCGAAGTGGCCGGAAAGCTCTTCGCGCGGGCCGAGTCCCACGCCCGGACCATCGGGGAGCCGATGGAACCTCAGTATCAGGCCGCCGTATTGAGCTGGTGGCGGCTCAACAACGACGAACGCGACGGCGCCCTGTCGGCGGGGGCCCGGGCGGTCAAGCTCTCGGAGCAGTTCGCCGAACCGCCGATCGCGGCCCTGGCTTCCCTGGCCTACGGCCGGGCCCTGCTCGCCGCCGGCTGGATCGAGCAGGCCGACGAACAGCTCAACGAGTCCCGCAAGGCCTTCGAGGCCCTGGAGATGCCCTATGAGGCCGCCCTGGCCTGGCGGGCCTCCGTCGATTTCTACCGCAAGGTAGACAACGCCGCCTTCGCCGACCTGGCCGCCGAGCGTTATCGCAGCCTGGCCGAGGGTTGCGGCGCCCTCCAACTGCGACGCCTGCGCACCGGCTGA